One Coccinella septempunctata chromosome X, icCocSept1.1, whole genome shotgun sequence genomic window carries:
- the LOC123322065 gene encoding tyrosine-protein phosphatase 69D, whose protein sequence is MMSSVLCPTHYTIFILISIVLKLLVINCHTIGPADEEKEISVFINVLIYKPTEIPIGSNVTIMCRTTMAESTLDWIFGSKNITEQEGFLLEKEGENIEESGKKYEVSILHILNIDFHHTGEYTCLSFTKDQKLDIARQILNITMTPRILSMTSPMHTKMTKTIKLHCTIQGYPIDEIAWFKNGQMLERDSWKVESLNQTVKNTTLEISSVSKNDNGTYMCFASTNVESTNRTTMILVLDKPLINIDFIKSIGIGKIFLNWTVNDGNDAKHLTYRIQYKSAEDSTWFYYPDKVEGINRSYILKSNFKNDTEYTVRIMASNQEGESQYSVSKPVAMLSEEPIFVPDVKVTGVTVSSITIKWSDPPSKFVDLIHYYLLISKSSNSSTKETIQPASRDSLYMFSDLKPATTYVFQVAACSDYTNTCGPSSEIVNGTTMDGISGPPSDAVIECRFDNISQTGFVSVSWKPPKEPHGTIMSYNVNVDGSAIFYNEQGNMEHITWGPKVTSVSENTLNTRFYNVSANTNYTVRISGVTRTKRNGQDVELKCSMPPTLPDKQKLSRFTWRKIEEQLGQYIIKLNIPRISERKGPICCYRIYLVRMESQQKLAELPEPEDLLIVSYQEAHRTPKGGAYVAEMFDNTVFHPEVFLGDDQVYNFSGSECDKCIGLRPYSTPRKVATSASNVTSNTTSNETVERVRRNDLVDPLPPYDGILDVDSNYTGFIEILVHGPGYGTLAAYSSYFAMINPGPDVVIVPVTNSFPLVVKTLCALLLIIFLLLFALIRRYTKQAHAQAVEMITFRTSLRSLRGRQRLVSLNPPDMCPIVKRDLLSAYIERHRDSDYGFQQEFELLPDRFSDRTTRASDSRDNVYKNRYPDIKAYDQTRVKLSQVDSIAGSDYINANYVLSYRERKKFICAQGPMDTTVNDFWRMIWEQHLELILMLTNLEEYSKTKCAKYWPDKVDDEKTFGDITVTHLDEIRYSDYLVRNLKICRKNGVKEEERRITQYHYLVWKDFMAPEHPNGIIKFIKRMNEVYSIEKGCILVHCSAGVGRTGTLVALDCLLQQLKEEGQVSIFNTICDLRHQRNFLVQSLKQYIFIYRALMEVAQHGDQEINADELKTTIEKAKKCDLGESKCKLEEQFENIINAFEDRKSTSVALTEENRDKNRSEQVVPYDRNRVILTPLPGREHSTYINATFIEGYDNNESFIITQDPMENTVNDFWRMVSEQGISVIVMLSELGEGKCPRYWPEDESCYDHIMVRYVQAESCPYYTRREMYVKSRDGEETKVTHLQYHGWPTVDGEVPEVTRGLIELVDHSQTSLVPSGCSPSMVVHCNLGTIRSSMFVGLCILVEQLRTEGRVDIFTLTRKLRSQRLELLNTYAQYEFLHRAIVNYAELHGLCKT, encoded by the exons ATGATGTCCAGTGTACTGTGCCCAACCCATTATACAATTTTTATACTCATTTCGATTGTCTTGAAATTACTCGTAATTAATTGTCATACAATTG GTCCTGCAGATGAGGAGAAAGAAATCTCTGTATTCATAAATGTTCTCATTTATAAGCCGACAGAAATTCCAATCGGATCGAATGTTACAATAATGTGTAGAACTACTATGGCTGAGAGTACATTAGATTGGATATTTGGCTCAAAAAATATAACTGAACAGGAAGG atttttactCGAAAAGGAAGGAGAAAATATTGAAGAGTCTGGAAAGAAATATGAAGTATCAATTTTACACATACTTAATATTGACTTTCATCATACTGGTGAATATACTTGTCTTTCATTCACCAAAGATCAGAAACTGGATATTGCCAGGCAAATCTTGAATATTACAATGACTCCAAGGATATTAAGTATGACGTCTCCAATGCATACCAAAATGACAAAAACAATCAAATTGCACTGCACTATACAAGGTTATCCTATTGATGAAATTGCATGGTTCAAAAATGGTCAAATGTTGGAAAGAGATTCATGGAAGGTAGAAAGCTTGAATCAAACAGTGAAAAATACAACCCTAGAAATATCAAGTGTCAGTAAAAATGATAATGGAACTTATATGTGTTTTGCCAGCACTAATGTAGAATCAACGAATAGAACAACCATGATTTTAGTATTAGATAAACCTCTAATTAATATAGATTTTATAAAATCTATTGGCATTGGGAAAATTTTTCTGAACTGGACAGTGAATGATGGTAATGATGCAAAGCACTTGACGTATAGAATCCAGTACAAATCTGCGGAAGATTCAACATGGTTCTATTATCCTGATAAAGTTGAAGGAATCAATCGTTCATACATTCTGaaatcaaatttcaaaaatgacaCAGAATACACTGTGCGCATTATGGCTTCAAACCAAGAAGGTGAAAGTCAGTATTCTGTTAGTAAACCAGTTGCCATGCTATCAGAAGAGCCTATATTCGTTCCAGATGTGAAAGTAACGGGAGTTACTGTCAGTTCAATTACCATCAAATGGAGTGATCCCCCTTCCAAATTTGTTGATCTCATACATTATTACCTACTTATATCGAAAAGTAGTAACTCTTCCACTAAAGAAACAATTCAGCCAGCTTCGAGGGACAGCTTGTACATGTTCTCGGACTTGAAACCTGCTACAACATATGTTTTCCAAGTAGCAGCTTGTAGTGATTACACCAATACTTGTGGCCCATCTTCTGAGATAGTTAATGGTACAACAATGGACGGCATCTCGGGTCCCCCATCCGACGCTGTTATTGAATGTAGATTTGATAATATTAGCCAGACTGGATTTGTGTCTGTTTCTTGGAAGCCACCAAAAGAACCTCATGGAACTATCATGTCTTACAAT GTTAATGTAGATGGAAGTGCCATTTTTTATAACGAACAAGGAAATATGGAGCACATCACTTGGGGACCTAAAGTCACAAGTGTTAGTGAAAATACCCTAAATACACGTTTTTATAATGTATCAGCTAACACGAATTATACGGTGAGGATATCTGGGGTAACGCGAACTAAAAGAAATGGACAAGATGTAGAATTGAAATGCAGTATGCCACCTACGTTGCCAGATAAACAAAAGCTTTCTCGTTTTACATggagaaaaatagaagaacagTTAGGGCAATATATAATTAAATTGAACATACCACGTATTTCTGAACGTAAAGGACCTATCTGTTGTTATCGAATTTATTTAGTAAGAATGGAATCTCAGCAGAAATTAGCTGAATTGCCTGAACCTGAAGATTTGCTCATTGTATCTTATCAAGAAGCACATCGAACGCCTAAAGGCGGTGCTTATGTTGCTGAAATGTTTGACAA tACTGTTTTTCATCCAGAAGTTTTCCTTGGTGATGATCAAGTttataatttttctgggagTGAATGTGACAAATGCATAGGTTTAAGGCCTTACTCTACACCTCGTAAAGTTGCAACTTCAGCTTCTAACGTAACCAGTAACACTACTTCAAATGAAACTGTTGAACGTGTGAGAAGGAATGATCTAGTGGATCCTTTACCTCCTTATGACGGCATTCTAGATGTAGATAGCAATTACACCGGATTTATAGAAATTTTAG TGCACGGACCTGGCTATGGTACTTTGGCAGCCTATAGCAGCTATTTTGCGATGATAAATCCAGGTCCGGATGTTGTCATAGTTCCGGTGACCAATTCTTTTCCTCTGGTTGTGAAAACTCTGTGTGCTCTACTTCTGATTATATTTTTGCTACTATTTGCCTTAATTCGCCGATATACCAAACAAGCTCATGCACAGGCTGTTGAGATGATCACTTTCCGTACTTCACTAAG GAGTCTGCGCGGGCGCCAGCGGTTGGTCTCTCTAAACCCACCGGACATGTGCCCCATCGTCAAAAGGGACCTTCTGTCAGCATACATCGAAAGGCATAGAGATTCTGATTATGGCTTCCAACAAGAGTTTGAGCTTTTGCCTGATAGATTTAGCGATAGAACTACCAGAGCCTCCGATTCTAGAGATAACGTTTACAAAAATAGGTATCCAGACATAAAAGCGTATGATCAAACTAGAGTGAAACTTTCCCAAGTAGACAGTATCGCTGGTTCCGATTATATCAATGCCAACTATGTTTTGAGTTACCGGGAAAGAAAGAAATTCATTTGTGCTCAAGGTCCGATGGATACAACTGTCAATGATTTCTGGAGAATGATCTGGGAGCAGCATTTGGAACTTATCCTCATGTTGACGAACTTGGAAGAGTATAGCAAAACTAAGTGTGCAAAATACTGGCCCGACAAAGTTGACGATGAGAAGACTTTTGGAGATATAACTGTAACACATTTAGATGAAATAAGGTATTCTGATTATTTAGTTAGAAACCTCAAGATCTGTCGCAAGAATGGTGTGAAAGAAGAGGAAAGGAGAATAACTCAATACCATTACTTGGTTTGGAAAGATTTCATGGCTCCTGAACATCCTAATGGTATCATCAAATTCATCAAAAGGATGAATGAAGTTTATTCGATAGAAAAAGGGTGCATCCTCGTTCATTGTAGTGCGGGTGTAGGAAGGACAGGTACCTTAGTAGCTTTGGATTGTCTTCTGCAACAATTGAAAGAGGAAGGTCAGGTTTCAATATTCAATACTATTTGTGATCTAAGACATCAGAGAAACTTCTTGGTTCAGTCTTTG aaacaatatatttttatttatcgtgcTCTAATGGAAGTTGCTCAACATGGAGATCAAGAAATAAACGCTGACGAGCTGAAGACAACTATTGAAAAGGCTAAGAAATGCGATTTGGGTGAATCCAAATGTAAATTAGAAGAGCAATTCGAG aatatcatCAATGCTTTTGAGGATAGGAAATCGACTTCTGTAGCTCTTACGGAAGAAAATAGGGATAAGAATAGATCTGAACAGGTTGTGCCGTATGATAGGAACAGGGTTATTTTGACTCCTTTGCCAGGAAGGGAACATTCCACATATATAAATGCCACTTTTATTGAGGGTTATGATAATAATGAATCTTTCATTATAACTCAAGATCCCATGGAAAACACTGTCAACGATTTCTGGCGTATGGTGTCGGAGCAAGGTATAAGTGTCATTGTGATGCTGTCAGAGTTGGGCGAGGGTAAATGTCCAAGGTATTGGCCTGAAGATGAAAGTTGTTACGATCACATCATGGTAAGGTACGTACAAGCGGAAAGTTGTCCTTATTATACCAGGAGGGAAATGTATGTCAAGAGTAGAGATGGCGAGGAAACCAAGGTGACTCATCTTCAGT
- the LOC123322103 gene encoding THAP domain-containing protein 5-like gives MVNRCVVCKKISSKSSGKSMHRMPTDSARQKLWMDQLKLKISESSKWLYVCSDHFCDEDFILKFGKKCLKTEAIPSRISLPDPW, from the exons ATGGTGAATCGCTGTGTGGTGtgcaaaaaaatcagcagtaaAAGCAGTGGGAAATCCATGCACCG AATGCCTACTGATAGTGCTCGACAGAAATTATGGATGGACCagttaaaactgaaaatttcagaatcttcCAAATGGCTATATGTTTGCTCTGACCATTTCTGTGACGAAGATTTCATccttaaatttggaaaaaaatgtttgaaaactgAAGCTATTCCATCCAGGATTTCATTGCCTGATCCTTGGTGa
- the LOC123321672 gene encoding uncharacterized protein LOC123321672: MTQDPSDVGKVGESSKLIGSELSETSDLSATASASDLSATLTASDLSPTDMSVALAASDLSGKVDSLEVFDTEKFAAPHTNTSCCTSTASDGRSVTQTLSDIGRVEEFPKLSGSELSKTSTASDLSATLTASDLSATITNSESSCTLAAADVSDTLVSSKLLHTKEFRARRKRKCFVGDVTGEDFRSPKRAKYAFSLAKRKIEEQKRALEAMRKRNRRLQQKISDLSGLLNSLREKNFTKQFYFPNELM; this comes from the exons ATGACCCAGGACCCATCAGATGTTGGTAAAGTTGGGGAGTCCTCAAAATTGATTGGTTCTGAATTATCAGAAACTTCAGATTTGTCTGCTACCGCAAGTGCTTCAGATTTATCTGCCACATTGACTGCTTCCGATTTATCTCCTACAGACATGTCTGTTGCTTTGGCCGCTTCAGATTTATCAGGCAAAGTCGATTCCTTAGAAGTATTTGATACTGAAAAATTTGCAGCACCACATACAAATAC ttcATGTTGCACATCGACTGCTTCAGATGGAAGGAGTGTGACCCAGACACTCTCAGATATTGGTAGAGTAGAGGAATTCCCAAAACTGAGTGGTTCTGAACTATCTAAAACTTCAACAGCTTCAGATCTGTCTGCTACATTAACTGCTTCAGATTTGTCTGCTACAATTACCAATTCAGAATCATCTTGTACATTGGCAGCTGCAGATGTATCAGACACACTGGTTTCCTCAAAACTACTCCATACTAAAGAATTCAGAGcaagaaggaaaagaaaatgttttgttgGTGATGTAACTGGGGAAGATTTCAGGTCACCAAAACGAGCAAAATATGCCTTCTCTCTTGCTAAACGAAAAATTGAAGAACAAAAGAGGGCACTGGAAGCAATGAGGAAGAGAAACAGAAGGCTCCAACAAAAAATCTCAGATCTCTCAGGGTTATTGAACAGTTTGAGAGAAAAGAACTTTacaaaacaattttattttccaaacgaattgatgtaa